The Maniola hyperantus chromosome 12, iAphHyp1.2, whole genome shotgun sequence genome has a segment encoding these proteins:
- the LOC117986859 gene encoding inner nuclear membrane protein Man1-like: MADQVDSMSDAELRTKLAEHGFPVMPITASTRKLLVKKLKMVLDNKSKPRNSVDGKVESRRSLARYSSGEESDIDTNSAKDKRGRRATTGAAMLPPVTKTRRTPVKKDSSIKLDTDKGSESDEEKSPVRTREEVETVTTRRVTRTYANDQDDYETGSDSDVDADKKTSSPFRSNSRSSDYISSTLPTHEPSTSPPKPSIFSRPSVSRTSNFGSSLSSSDQLNSIRSRLGLTSSMADSPSGGNYTSNYSSNYTTNTYRPSTSTIDEVESPYLSNFTRRLSSLKPEPSKPTAYLDRDTNNGSTFTPRRTYITGVARSDMVDYKSSNDKKFLKNNMVSLALVGLVALFFFCVFFMYIVKKNDITSVVDDQNSVIPICQAHIPGNRPGINCVSKGQVSYAKDLFKVIHPELTSRAVNYKCGKPGAMPYLTEREIIDMASARAEAIDVSQCRTDLNNLQILLVHNPQWGVNVVQLKNLYTKDVEYSPLTSTDIVVQQRNKGTVALALADPSTPISCLFVNTLYSAGSTFVIVGILAVLALGLQRAYKVYMSYKKRKNEEIYSMVEQIIDVISQETEDSGEPYISVDHVRDTLISPPNREKLASTWDAAVKFIQKNESRVRMEVQSVDGEDCKVWRWIASSSPKRSTSWQGQAFETQEGSVNNLTVSPTPCLKIRHMFEKNDSNPNLRTIIQDVILEKCEHCNILHIDVERTSCCVYVKCASPTDAGIVYKSLHGWWYEGRLITVKYLRLERYMQRFPYSPSSGQYLKPSRAQQRSFDE, translated from the coding sequence ATGGCCGATCAAGTTGATTCAATGTCAGACGCGGAGCTCCGTACAAAACTAGCCGAGCATGGATTCCCCGTGATGCCTATAACGGCGTCGACGAGAAAATTGCTCGTGAAAAAGTTGAAAATGGTGCTCGACAACAAGAGCAAGCCTCGTAATAGCGTCGACGGCAAGGTCGAGAGTAGACGGTCTCTCGCGCGGTATTCTAGCGGCGAGGAATCTGACATAGATACCAACAGTGCGAAGGATAAACGAGGCCGCCGCGCCACCACCGGCGCGGCGATGCTGCCCCCGGTGACTAAAACACGACGAACACCAGTAAAGAAGGACTCTTCAATAAAACTTGATACCGACAAAGGTTCAGAGTCTGACGAGGAGAAGTCGCCCGTCCGTACTCGCGAGGAAGTAGAAACGGTCACCACCCGCCGCGTCACGCGCACGTACGCCAACGATCAGGACGACTACGAAACTGGCTCGGACAGCGACGTAGACGCCGATAAAAAGACCTCCAGCCCTTTCAGAAGCAATTCTAGATCAAGCGATTACATATCCAGCACATTACCAACCCACGAGCCTTCAACTAGTCCTCCCAAACCGTCAATTTTCTCTCGGCCCTCCGTATCTCGAACTTCTAACTTTGGATCCAGTTTGTCGTCTTCCGATCAGCTTAACTCCATTAGGTCACGCCTCGGCCTCACCTCCTCCATGGCAGACAGCCCCTCGGGTGGCAACTATACCTCCAATTACTCATCAAACTACACCACCAATACATATCGGCCCTCCACATCCACTATTGATGAAGTTGAATCTCCTTATTTAAGCAATTTCACTCGACGCTTGTCTTCTCTTAAACCGGAGCCTTCCAAACCGACTGCATACCTCGACCGAGACACTAACAACGGCAGCACATTTACCCCTCGGAGGACCTACATCACTGGTGTCGCCAGATCCGACATGGTTGACTACAAGTCCAGCAATGACAAGAAATTCTTGAAAAATAACATGGTTTCTCTCGCTTTAGTCGGTCTCgttgcacttttttttttttgtgttttttttatgtaCATAGTTAAGAAAAATGATATCACTTCAGTCGTGGACGACCAGAACAGTGTCATACCGATATGTCAAGCTCACATACCAGGGAATAGACCGGGCATCAACTGTGTATCCAAGGGTCAAGTCAGCTATGCGAAAGATCTGTTCAAAGTTATTCATCCAGAACTCACTTCCCGGGCAGTGAACTACAAATGTGGCAAGCCCGGTGCTATGCCGTACTTGACTGAGAGGGAAATAATAGACATGGCCAGTGCTCGGGCGGAGGCTATAGATGTCAGTCAGTGCAGAACGGATCTGAACAATTTGCAAATCTTGTTGGTTCACAACCCCCAGTGGGGTGTCAATGTTGTTCAACTCAAAAACTTGTACACTAAAGATGTGGAATACTCCCCTCTCACCTCCACTGACATAGTTGTCCAACAACGCAACAAAGGCACCGTCGCTTTAGCTCTCGCCGATCCCTCCACGCCCATCTCTTGTTTGTTTGTCAACACCCTATACTCCGCCGGGTCGACGTTCGTTATTGTTGGCATATTAGCTGTCCTAGCACTAGGTCTGCAAAGGGCTTACAAGGTGTACATGAGTTATAAGAAAAGGAAGAATGAAGAAATTTACTCTATGGTGGAGCAAATCATTGATGTGATTTCCCAGGAGACCGAGGACAGCGGCGAGCCGTACATATCCGTGGACCACGTGAGGGATACGTTGATATCTCCTCCGAATAGGGAAAAGTTGGCTTCCACCTGGGATGCTGCGGTTAAGTTTATTCAGAAAAATGAGAGTAGAGTGAGGATGGAGGTGCAGTCGGTGGATGGTGAGGACTGTAAGGTGTGGCGCTGGATAGCGAGCAGCAGCCCCAAACGTAGCACCTCTTGGCAGGGGCAGGCGTTTGAAACACAAGAGGGCTCCGTCAATAACCTCACAGTATCACCGACACCTTGCTTGAAGATCCGACACATGTTTGAAAAGAATGATTCTAATCCAAATTTAAGGACGATAATCCAAGATGTTATTCTGGAGAAGTGTGAGCACTGCAACATCCTCCACATTGATGTAGAGAGAACATCCTGCTGTGTGTATGTGAAATGTGCGAGTCCCACCGACGCTGGCATAGTCTACAAGAGCTTGCATGGCTGGTGGTACGAAGGCCGCCTCATCACAGTCAAATACCTCCGTCTAGAGCGATACATGCAAAGGTTTCCATACTCCCCATCTTCTGGACAGTACTTGAAACCATCCCGGGCACAACAACGGTCCTTTGACGAATAA